A single genomic interval of Halorubrum aethiopicum harbors:
- a CDS encoding NADH-quinone oxidoreductase subunit A translates to MSDWIAIGALAAVGLLIPVGMMTVSALLRPSVPETGKSTTYESGETPTGGTRIRFNIQYYMVALLFVVFDIETVMLFPWAVIYRPAIEAGVPMADLLWPMLTFVGILAIGLGWAWRTGAVEWARSSRAASRKTERDINT, encoded by the coding sequence ATGAGCGATTGGATAGCGATCGGCGCCTTGGCGGCCGTCGGCCTGCTCATCCCGGTAGGGATGATGACCGTGTCGGCGTTGCTCCGTCCGAGCGTGCCTGAGACCGGCAAAAGTACCACCTACGAGTCCGGCGAGACCCCGACGGGCGGGACGCGGATCCGGTTCAACATCCAGTATTACATGGTCGCGTTGCTGTTCGTCGTCTTCGACATCGAGACCGTGATGCTGTTCCCGTGGGCCGTCATCTACCGCCCCGCGATCGAGGCGGGCGTCCCCATGGCGGACCTGCTGTGGCCGATGTTGACCTTCGTCGGGATCCTCGCGATCGGGCTCGGCTGGGCGTGGCGGACCGGCGCGGTCGAGTGGGCCCGCAGCTCCCGTGCGGCCAGCAGAAAGACGGAGCGTGACATCAACACATGA
- a CDS encoding NADH-quinone oxidoreductase subunit B, producing the protein MSSDQPFITDESRVVTQTRDSRMEGQGDRFNSRLREAFGSSPFILTKFDKFLNWCRGSSMFMLQFGIACCSIEMMHTYAVKHDLDRFGSGVPRASPRQADVMIVPGTIVSKFAPRMKRVYDQMPEPKFVVGMGSCTISGGPFQEGYNVIKGAEEVIPIDIHVPGCPPRPEALVYGVVKLQERIANGEAAPVTVKPYELEEFSDLEKDELVETLADQIDEDELVMRYNFADSP; encoded by the coding sequence ATGAGCAGCGATCAACCCTTCATCACCGACGAATCGCGCGTGGTAACACAGACCCGCGACAGCCGCATGGAGGGGCAGGGGGACCGCTTCAACTCCCGCCTCCGGGAGGCGTTCGGCTCCTCTCCCTTCATCCTCACCAAGTTCGACAAGTTCCTGAACTGGTGTCGCGGCTCCTCGATGTTCATGCTACAGTTCGGAATCGCCTGCTGTAGCATCGAGATGATGCACACGTACGCGGTGAAACACGACCTCGACCGCTTCGGCAGCGGGGTCCCCCGCGCGTCGCCGCGGCAGGCGGACGTGATGATCGTCCCCGGAACGATCGTCTCGAAGTTCGCCCCGCGGATGAAACGCGTCTACGACCAGATGCCCGAGCCGAAGTTCGTCGTCGGGATGGGGTCGTGTACCATCTCCGGCGGCCCGTTCCAGGAGGGGTACAACGTGATCAAGGGCGCGGAGGAGGTCATCCCGATCGACATCCACGTCCCCGGCTGCCCGCCGCGTCCGGAGGCGCTCGTCTACGGGGTCGTCAAGCTCCAGGAGCGCATCGCGAACGGCGAGGCCGCTCCCGTGACGGTGAAGCCGTACGAGCTCGAGGAGTTCTCCGACCTCGAGAAGGACGAACTCGTCGAGACGCTCGCAGACCAGATCGACGAGGACGAACTCGTCATGCGGTACAACTTCGCCGATTCACCATGA